The genomic window CTTGGACTCGTCTTTGATTACATATACATCAATTACGCCAGCCAGTTTCAGAATGGGTTTGGTAAATCCGCCGATGGGGCTCCAGTTGCTGCTGGGAAGTTTTTGGAGGAAGTGTCACGGGAGTATGATCCCGATCGGGTATTTCAGAAGCTAAGAGGTGCTGGGTTCAAGCTTGACGGTGCGCACGTCTCCCGGGTTCCGTGATGTATGAAATCAGACTTTAGAGCTCGCACTATGAAGATACAGTAGTGTGGATGCTACACATTGGATACATAGTAGATGCTTGCCTTGTATAGGAACAACTTCTCCCATGCATCTTGTTAATACGTTGATATGCTCATGGACCCTCTTCCTTCCTGTCATGATTGGCATGCTAAGAGGAGACCTACAATGCAAGATGGGCGCGAGAAAGTAGTTGGGCTGCCCCCCTTGTGCTTGAACGATGCGGTACTAGCAGCTTAGAAAATGAGGACCAAGGTCAACTACCGGGACAGGCCATGACGTCAAAGATCTATAAGGAAAGGAAGATTGgacaaaaagaaaaaaaaatagtcTGTATTATCATAGAAACACACTTGCCCGTGAAGAAGCAAGAAGCAGTTTCTGCAGTTCCACTCTATTCCACTTTGATGCCCTTCTGTCGAATAATTGTCTCAAGCTTGGATAGCCCAAACTTCTTGTAGGCCATATTATCTAGCAACCACTCCCCGAAGAGCAGCCGGGAGAGCCAGATCTGGGTCGTCATCCCTCCAGCCCAAAACCACTTGGCTGCTCCTCCAATCCAGCCCCCAAGCCATCCCTCTCCCTTGACAGCTTCATCAACCAGTTTCTTGGCATAGTCCCCAGTTTCTACCGTCGCATTGTTCTGGGAAAATAGCAGACGCCGCGCATAGTCCTCTTTGATGGGGAGGTAGATAGAATCAGGAGGTAACGAGCGATGAGCCTTGGCAATCTGGCTTTTCACAGTTCCGGTCAGAGACACCAGAACCCTGACCCCGAAAGGCCGCAGCTCCTGGCGCAAGGTGCGGCTGTATGAGTTCAGCGCACCTTTGGTTGCGCAGTAGACGGACCCGAATACGTAGGGCGAGAGGGAGGACAAGCTGCtgatcatgatgatgaggccACGGGCCTTGATAAGCAGAGGCGCAAAAGCTTGAACCATAGCCATGATGCCGAATACATTGACCTCGAACGTTTGTCGGACCTCATCCATGTTGATATCGGTGGCTGCGACGGTATGGGTGAGTCCGCTAGAGCAACCATTAAGAGACGTAATCAAGTGTTGAATAGCTGCATAGCACTCACGCATTATTTACAAGGATATCCAGATATCCGTCGGTGAGCTCTTGGACTTCTTTCTTGCAGGCAGCTATGCTTTCGGCCGAGCTCACATCCAAGGGGACAACAGACATGCCCGCATCTCGCAGGCTACCCAACAGATGCGAGCGCCGAGCTGTAGCGATGACATGAAAACCTAGGGCACAGTCAGTAAGTAACGAGTGCTGATGAATGATCTGTGATCGAAGACAAAATGGCATCAGCCCTTGCCTCTTGAATGAAACTCATTACACAACGCCTCGCCGATACCACCCGGCGTGCAGCTGTATGCTAATTAGCTTCGGACTCATCCTTTGTTAGCAGAAAGATATGATGCAGCAAAGCTCACCCGGTGATGAGAACGGTTTTCTTTCTCCCCTTATCAGCCATTATGATGCAAGTGATTGGGTATTCACTGGTTACGATCCAACACAAGGCGAACCGGCTCAGATAGCactcttattagattttCAGCTCTGCCTGTCATTGTTTAGCCGGCCTTTCTGGCCCATATTGTATGAGAAACCCGGCCGGCCTCGTCGATTCGGTGGGCTCCGCGGGTTCCGGGCCCCGACCTCGGTCTGCGACCGTTGGGATCGGCCGCGCTTAGATTGAGGCTCGGAGCACGGGCGGCCTGCTGCATTTATAATCGGAAACTTCCAAGCGCCAAGTATTTTCCCGGCGCTTATCATTCGGCCTTGCGGGAGACAATACAGAAATCCACGATACGTAGGATGAGTCGATGTTCGGTGAAGTCTGGTGGGAGATAGACATACATGCCCAAGGCGTCTCACGTCAGGGAGTACAGGCAACAGAACATGGCCCGGAGCACAGAGGAGATTTTTGTGTCTAGGTAATAGAATCCTGCTTTATGAGACGTCCGGGATGACAATGCTGTGGCGACGGAGGTGGGAAGAGCCTTAGTGATAAAAGTATGAAGATGGAAATTGAAGAGGAAAGAATCAATATACACTATTTCATACTATTTTTGCATGTATTTGGGTTAGGAGTTTTATGCCACACACTGAAAGCATATTGAATTGCAAGACTGACTACATGTATCAAGCTAAACACCCTTGATCTCGATCCCCCTGAGCCCTCCACTCGCCCTCCAGTTGTCCAAATAACGAATATAGTCATTGACCCCTTTGGCCCAAATTGAACCCTTCGCCATCTTGATTTGATCCTCCGGACTCGTCACATTTGTCAATTCTCCTTCTCTGGTAGTGTAGCTCGGGGTACAGATCGACAGCCCTGCCAACGCATACGCGCCCTGCACAATCTTGAGAACCCACTCTGCCTCGCCCTTAGCCGTCGGCTCGATGAggaccttcttcttgccctggGCAGCTTGCTGCCTAAATGCCTCAGATATAACATATGCCGCGTGCTGCGCCGCAATGTCTATGATATGGACGATATTAACTGTACCACCAGACTGCGTCGAGCTGGGCAGGATTAGGTTAGGGAAGCTTCTAGTGAAGACGCCGTGGAGGGTTCCGATGCCCTCGCTCCATTTCTGGTCCAGGTCGAGCCCACCGCGGCCCTTAACAGTGATATTGGCGCGGTATGCTGGGCTACCAGCAGTCCAAGGCTCAAACCCCGTTCCGAGAATGAGAACATCCACGTCAAACTCCTTGCCTCCAGCGATAAGGCCAGTTGGAGTACACCTCTCCACACCTTTGCCGTCCGTATCGATAAGTTCGACGTTTGGGTTATTAAAAGCCTGGAGATACTCGTCGTGGAAGCAGGGCCGCTTACACCAGCCAGGGTACCAAGGCTTCAACGCCTCCGCAACGGTGGGATCCTTCACCAGAGAAGACACCCGACCGCGAATAGCCTCAGAGCGGGGAAAATCGAGTGCAAGAAGGGAGCCCACGTAGCCTTCCACCGTCTTGGCTGTGAGGCCGTCTGCACCCGGGCCACCAACAATGCCCGAGAAGGAAAGGAAGCAGGTCCAGCTATCGCTGACGAGATCCTCTTTGACATCTGGGTCGTTAGAGAGTCGAGCGGACATATTCTCACGACGCCTTCGTTGCCAGCCCTTCTCGGCCGTGTCCTTGGCCCACTCCTCAGAATCGATGGGTCGTTGGCCTCGTTCAGCCACGGACGCTGGAGTTCGTTAGATAACGTAGAGCTTTTTGGCCCACTTGGCCAGCTGAGGGACGACTTGGATGCCCGTGGCACCTGTGCCGAGGAATGCGACTTTCTTATCCTTAATGTTGGAAAGAGTCTGGTCCTCCGGCGAGCCACCCGTGTAGTTATAGTCCCAGCGGGCGGTATGAAAGACATGGCCGCCAAAGTCGATCAGGCCTGGGAAGCCAGGAAGTTTGGGGCGTGTCAGAATTCCAGAGACCATAATGTAGAAGTCACTGTGGATTGTGAGGGTTTCAGTCTGGCCGCCAGAGGTCCTCGAGATGGTATGGACCCAATTGGAAGAGGTCTCATCCCAGGTGGAATCTTGAACGGTGGATTGCCATAGACCCTGACCTTGAAGATTCCACTTCGAGGCGACAAGCTCCGCATACTCCTTTAGCTCGGGCCCGTAGGCGTAGCGATGCTTGGGAACGTATCCAGTCTCCTCAAGTAGAGGTAGATAACTGGCGCTCTCGACGTCGCACATGAGCCCAAGATACCGGTTCCAGTACCACACGCCGCCGAAACCACCTGCGGCATCGACAAAGACAAAGTCTTCTCCATTGAAGACCCCGGTCTGGATGAGACGGACCGCAAAAGTGAGGGCTCCGTATCCCGCTCCAAGGATCACAACTTTGGCATGGCCCCCGTCTGCAACAGGAGGTAGTGGCTGTGTCCTTTTCTTGTTATCTAGCTCAATCCACGGGTCGATCCCGTAGTGCTTGAACTTGTCCGACTTGCCAGGGTCGATGTACTGGGCTAGGCCATCAGGGCGTTGTCTTTTTTGCCGTTCCAGCTCGTACTTGGCTAGGGTTTGGACAAAGGTGTCCTCCGCCGCTTGGCCGTTGGCGTCGATTGTCATGGTGAATAGTATATGCCAGTATAGTTTTGTATAAGCTGGATCAAGAAGGACAATATTGGCTGAGTTGAAAAAGACAAGAGAATGGACGGCTGCCGAAGCATCTTAAATGAATGAGACCGGCCATCACAGTTACTCATTCATTCTCAGCCGCCACCTCCTACCGGGCTCCGCGGACATCGTGGATATCTCTTCCCAATGCCATGTAGAGCTATCCGTAACATGGAGATCCCGAGCGCTTAGATCCATCGTGACGCCTCCAGGCTAATTCTTGACATGATAACCATGTCCCGACACGATGTGGGCTCAACTCTAACCAGTTAAGCGTTCAGATGCTCTAGGATAGACCTCAGCGCCTAGATCCAATGCGGACCTAGGCGCTGGCATCCTCTTGATTTTGGTCTGTCGCCCACGTCGTGCTCCGCGCTTAGTTCGGCCCCTCCCCCGCAACACGCTGTCCGTTTAGCCGCACTAACGCATCATGATGATACGAGTTCTTCCCAGATCAAGTCCCTCTCTCAGGGGCCCCTGGAGATACCCCGCACAACGGGTCATCGgctctcctcttcatcgctaGCCTGCCTCGGCTCGGAAGACAAGGGCAACCAGTAACAAGCGTCTCTGTTCTTCTGGGAGATGGTTCCACGACGCTCTGAAAGCCGAATAGCCCTACTAGGCCGCGGTTGCCTGTGATACTATGCAGACGATAAAAGATGTCCCTGGCTTCGACCTGAAGCTCCACTAGGCCATACCCCAGTCTCTTAACTGTCCGCATACGAACCTCGCTATCCTTAATCTTGTCTTGCAGATTCGTAGTTCATACTCTCTTCAGCATGCCCGAGATCGAAAACGGAAATGGCGCCGACAACATTGACGCCGTGGCGATGGGCTCCAGGGCCGGAGTCCAATTGATGCCCTCGTTTGATGATCCTCACAAAGAGCGCGCTTATCTCAAGGGCAGGCTTGCACTTGCATTCCGTATATTCGCCCAAAAGGGGTTTGATGAGGGGTACGTGCTGGCTATGAATTGACCCCAGCTCTTCTCTATTGTTATTGCCCATGCTGATCCTGGTCCATCCGTCCAGTGTAGCTGGCCACATCACCATCAGAGTATGCACCCACTAGATTCCCAAGAAGAGGCCTACGTACTAACCACCCCGAAGGATCCTGTAGAGCCTTCCACATTTTGGGTCAACCCCTTTGGAGTTGCATGGCCCACGCTGAAGGCTTCAGACCTTATCCGCGTTAATGGCGAAGGCAAGGTCATTGAGGGCGGTCCAGTAAAGCTCTTGAACAAAGCCGGTTAGTCTTCCTCCTAGCGTTCTTGGTCGATTTGCTTCAAATCTCCTCGGATTCGTAGAGAGTCCTCCATCTCACACGGCATAGCATACATGATTCATCATGCTGTCCACGAGGCCCGCCCAGACGTCAACTGCGTCGCTCACTCGCACTCCGTCTACGGCAGAGCCTTCTCGACCCTAGGCCGACCACTCGATATCATCACCCAGGATGCCTGCGCATTCTACAATGACATCGTCCACTACAAGTCATTTGGAGGCATCGTCCTTGAAGCCGAAGAGGGCGCCAACATCGCCAAAAGCCTAGGAAATAAGAAGGCTGCTATCTTAGCAAATCATGGCCTGCTTACCTGCGGCAAGACGGTCGAGAGCACCGTATTTTGGTTCATGAGCCTGGAAACGTGCTGCCGCGTTCAGCTTCTTGCCgacgctgccgctgctggtAGAGGAGAGCAGGTTGTCAAGGTGAACGATCAAGAGGCAGAGTACACCTACAAAACGGTTGGCACGGAGCTTGCCGGCTGGTTTTCTGCAAAGCCGACCTTCTTTGCGATagagagggagagcaagGGGGATCATTTGGAATGAGGCGTTGTTGGCGTGTAAGGGACTGCTGCTTGTTAAATGGTCAGTTGAGACGTTTGGCTTTCTGAAAGCCTAAAACGGAATATCTTAAACAACCTGATAACACTAATGGATCAAATTTGACGTCTTAGCCCTGACCTTTTCGCAACGTTCTCTAGAATCAGAAGGGAAGCCCTTCTAATAGAAACTAATGCCAGTCGTCTATATAGGTATTAGAGGACCATCAGTAGAAGGTCGAGAAAACAGGACTCAAGAAACAAGCGATCGAAAAGTTAAGCATTTACTCTTTGAACCTTTGAGAGGCATAGGGTGCCCCATAACATGAAAGAAAACGTCGCAAAGCAATCAGCGTTTTTAAGACGTCCTATGGCCAAGTTGCCGATGTATCTGAAACCAGCTAATTGGTGTATATAGCATGCCCTATCGTACCAAGTTTTGGTCTTGCTACTGTTTCTTTTCCATTACTGAAGCAGTATTGTTAGCAAATATATCATTGTCGTGTTGTGTCGGAGAATCAAGCAATCGTCAATGATAGCTCGTATATCCAGCCTAAACCCAGGGAATCGATGAAGGCGACTACACCCTTATCATGATGGCCTGATGCCATACGCGCTAAACTGTGTCAATAGTTCTTGAAATATCTGCTTCAATGTTCTTACTGCGATGGTTCTGCAGAAACCCCTCTTCAAGCATCGAGCCGTTCATTCAGTCAAAGCCTCCTCATGATTCGGGGCCTCAACGGCGAGAATTATTTAAGTGTGTTGTCCATCATCATGCTATCCAAAGACTGACCATTTTTCGCAGAAAGCATGGGCTATCAGTGGATGAGAGGCGGAGACAAGTTCCGAAGCTGATCCAGCCAATGTGGAGAAATTGTTGGCCCACTGCCGCGTCGCtcacaagacaagacaaatTAAACTCGTGCTGTCATGGGAACGTTTCAAGAAGCAGAATTGCCTAGCCAAGATCATGCAGAAGAGGGGAGTCTTGTACCTCGGCGTCTTCGTCGTTAAGGGGCTCTGGCGTCTATTTGTGTAATCTGAAGAAGAGCATTGGCGAAGTGTCAAAGGTTGAACCGGAGCCCCCTGTGTCTTCTTGTAATATTAGGAATCACGTCCTCTCTCAGGCAGAACATTGCGCAGCTGTTTCATTGCTAGGAGTCATATGCGCGTGTTACTAACACGACGTCTTCGAATAAGCAGTGCTGCTTAAAGAGTGGCCTAAGCCTTGTCAAGGTAGATCATATTACGTGAATTGGATTAGACCATATTACTAGAGTGACCTTCTTAGCATATGTATTTCAGACAAACCACCTTTACGTTATGATGAGCAGAGTTCCTGCTGTCATGGATGCCATTGGTCGTTAAGCAACGGCTGGCCTGAATTGCCACATGAAAGCCATGGAATTCATAACACAGGGTCTGATATCTATAGAATCCTTTTCATTCATAAGGCCAGAATCTAAAAACACCCCCTCGCCGGGTGAAGGGGTCATTGGCCCAAATGAACAGATTCGGCAAGCCGTCAAATAGGGAAGAGCAGGAAGATCTTCCATAACTCAAGACCCCTCATTGCTTCGTATCATATACGATGCCCAAGGCCTCTCATCGTGAGTAAAACCACTGTTTCCAGATCGAACTATGACTTATATTTGGCTCGACGACTCAGTGACGCCGATATGTCCGAGTGAAGATGCCAACCCTGAGTCCAAGTCTCTCATCAAGTCTCCCCATAACAGGGTAGAAGGCGTTTCTCCCGCCCAGGATGGATCGTCAGGTAGGTTGTCCAGCTCGATATTGGCCAACACCTCTTCCCCAATACTCATAACATTGTAGGTGCTCGGGACAGGGGGTTCGTCGACAGTCTCTGGGCTGGTCTGTTGGTCAGCAGGCGTGTTTGCGGGCGTGACTATCCCCAGTCGAGCGCAAAACGCCTGGACAATGTCCAGGCATTTCGTCTTGAGGTTTTGAGCCAGCTGCACCATGTCCCTGGAGCCAGCTCTCTCGAACACTCCTGCAGCCCGAGTGAGTGCCTTACGTGCTGAGGGAGACAGTGGGCAAATGGGATATCCACAGGCGAAGCCAGCCAGGGCAAAAGTTGCCGTTCGTTGCCAGTCGATAACCTGGTACCAGCCCGAAAGGATCTCTGAGTCGTTCAGCACCTGGTGCAACATGTTGGTCACCATAATGGCAGAGTTAACGCAGGTCATGCAGTGGTTGTCGCTAGAGAACGTGCCAAGGGCCGGTGTCGGCAGAAATGAGTTGAAGGTCCTGGTGAGCATCATGATCAGTGTGTGATAGTCGAGTTCGAGGATCAGGCGCTGTCTCTGTAGCCAAAGAGGCTCTGTCTGACTCAGGTTCAACGCGGAACGGTCAACAGAGAATGGGACTCCCTGTACTCGTGGTGTTTTGAGTGCTTCTGGAAGTTCTTGGATCCATACTTTAAGTCGTTTGAGCTGTTGCGAGAGATACTGGGCGCACTTCTCGCGTGATGAAGGATGTTGATAAAAGTCTGGAGAGTCTATGTCTTCCAAGACGTCCTCGGACACGGCCACCAACTCGGTTTGGATCTCACGAACTATCTGGAAGAGTCGTTGCCTTTCGTACTGGAAGCGGAGCCAGTTGACGTCTGCGAGGGTAAATGTTGGCCCGGTAAGCTGTGCAACCTGGTCTGGTTCTG from Fusarium falciforme chromosome 2, complete sequence includes these protein-coding regions:
- a CDS encoding NADPH-dependent 1-acyldihydroxyacetone phosphate reductase; protein product: MADKGRKKTVLITGCTPGGIGEALCFHVIATARRSHLLGSLRDAGMSVVPLDVSSAESIAACKKEVQELTDGYLDILVNNAGLTHTVAATDINMDEVRQTFEVNVFGIMAMVQAFAPLLIKARGLIIMISSLSSLSPYVFGSVYCATKGALNSYSRTLRQELRPFGVRVLVSLTGTVKSQIAKAHRSLPPDSIYLPIKEDYARRLLFSQNNATVETGDYAKKLVDEAVKGEGWLGGWIGGAAKWFWAGGMTTQIWLSRLLFGEWLLDNMAYKKFGLSKLETIIRQKGIKVE
- a CDS encoding Fungal-trans domain-containing protein, whose translation is MDFKSNFLSAPKFSPSPSHIRTSSQLQREQQDALLDLYWQGYHAVYPVLDEADFRRHYDTLWHSSTGRKPCPLVDIVIALCVHFGSSYTASDAVSLPDQPGYGFYLQTQQLLSQDLEVPSLSTVQCYFLSAIYLLALGQVNSASMVTGSAIRAAESLGLQFGHDRDEMSEGEPRLLTPDSRIWTCLITLDTQLSLYLGRPFAIQDSQVYSMSQPEPDQVAQLTGPTFTLADVNWLRFQYERQRLFQIVREIQTELVAVSEDVLEDIDSPDFYQHPSSREKCAQYLSQQLKRLKVWIQELPEALKTPRVQGVPFSVDRSALNLSQTEPLWLQRQRLILELDYHTLIMMLTRTFNSFLPTPALGTFSSDNHCMTCVNSAIMVTNMLHQVLNDSEILSGWYQVIDWQRTATFALAGFACGYPICPLSPSARKALTRAAGVFERAGSRDMVQLAQNLKTKCLDIVQAFCARLGIVTPANTPADQQTSPETVDEPPVPSTYNVMSIGEEVLANIELDNLPDDPSWAGETPSTLLWGDLMRDLDSGLASSLGHIGVTESSSQI
- a CDS encoding Class II aldolase adducin domain protein — protein: MPEIENGNGADNIDAVAMGSRAGVQLMPSFDDPHKERAYLKGRLALAFRIFAQKGFDEGVAGHITIRDPVEPSTFWVNPFGVAWPTLKASDLIRVNGEGKVIEGGPVKLLNKAAYMIHHAVHEARPDVNCVAHSHSVYGRAFSTLGRPLDIITQDACAFYNDIVHYKSFGGIVLEAEEGANIAKSLGNKKAAILANHGLLTCGKTVESTVFWFMSLETCCRVQLLADAAAAGRGEQVVKVNDQEAEYTYKTVGTELAGWFSAKPTFFAIERESKGDHLE